One Vigna unguiculata cultivar IT97K-499-35 chromosome 7, ASM411807v1, whole genome shotgun sequence genomic region harbors:
- the LOC114191122 gene encoding uncharacterized protein LOC114191122, with protein MASSTIACNFRCNYHPSIPPQTSATPFSLSFSHPLLCSYNGLSLRPSTSTFRVFAKFEKFQTESPEPDPPSPLEENTVTSVKVDEEDDSCLPSDLEGAVRQSGEAAGLFVSTGGMRATVELLIPQLQFLDDEGAQVELWDLSKIFLDTLIEKTKSQRVKAIFPDAGAAALLKFRWKDAIFRFASLSDRKPVEGDDEIVVMVVPDYQMLEYVERIASNLSNDPPRPLIMWNPRLISEDVGVGFNVRKLRRFFLSTFTTVYFMRPMPFGAIFRCYPGEWKVFSDDKERPNRYLLAKEFESRPDAEDIEILFAEEEQKSEQGQGLLDKAAGIFSSISRMMKSI; from the exons ATAGCCTGCAACTTCCGCTGTAACTACCATCCTTCAATACCCCCTCAAACCTCAGCCACTCCTTTTTCCTTATCTTTTTCACACCCTCTACTTTGCTCTTACAATGGCCTTTCCCTTCGCCCTTCAACCTCCACCTTCAGAGTTTTTGCCAAGTTTGAGAAGTTCCAAACCGAATCCCCAGAGCCTGACCCACCATCCCCATTAGAAGAAAATACTGTGACTTCTGTTAAGGTTGATGAGGAAGATGACAG TTGCTTGCCTTCAGACTTGGAGGGTGCAGTGAGGCAATCTGGCGAGGCCGCAGGCTTGTTTGTATCTACAGGAGGGATGAGAGCCACA GTTGAACTTTTAATCCCGCAACTGCAATTTTTAGATGACGAAGGTGCGCAGGTTGAACTCTGGGACTTGTCAAAGATTTTTTTGGATACACTCATTGAGAAAACAAAATCCCAG AGAGTTAAAGCCATATTTCCAGATGCTGGTGCAGCAGCCCTTCTGAAGTTTCGGTGGAAAGATGCTATATTTAGATTTGCAAG CTTGAGTGACCGGAAGCCTGTGGAAGGCGATGATGAGATTGTGGTTATGGTTGTTCCAGATTATCAGATGTTAGAGTATGTGGAGAGAATTGCATCCAATCTCTCAAATGATCCA CCTAGACCCCTCATCATGTGGAATCCACGCCTGATTAGTGAGGATGTTGGAGTTGGCTTTAATGTCCGGAAATTAAGGCGCTTCTTTCTAAG TACTTTTACAACTGTCTATTTTATGAGACCTATGCCATTTGGAGCAATCTTCAGGTGTTATCCAGG AGAGTGGAAAGTGTTCAGTGATGACAAGGAAAGGCCAAATAGATATTTGCTTGCCAAGGAATTCGAGAGCCGTCCTGATGCTGAAGACATTGAG ATTCTATTTGCCGAAGAAGAACAGAAGTCAGAGCAAGGACAAGGTTTGCTTGACAAAGCTGCGGGCATATTCTCTTCAATTAGCCGGATGATGAAGTCTATATGA